A segment of the Synechococcus sp. MEDNS5 genome:
GATCACAATCACAGCCGTGCTTCTGGATTCCAAGGGCGCTCTCCAGACACAAACGATGAAGATCTCATCGTTGTCAGACGAGTCGCGCGCCAGTCGTTCAACTGGTTCTGATGCGATTAATCCACCCAGTGACGCCGAATGCCCTCTACGGCAGCAGCGGTTCGATCCCTCACGTTCAACTTGCGCATGATGGATTGCACATGCCCTCTCGCCGTGGTCTCTGCAATTGAGAGCGCCTCACCGATCCCCTTGTTTGTGAAGCCGTTGCAAAGCAGCTGAAGCACCCGGCGCTCCTGCTCCGACAGAACGTGGTTGCCATTGAGTTCATGCTTCTTGATGGCAAAAGGAATTGCAGGATCCACAAACCGCACTCCCGCCAGAATCGACTCCACCGCATTCACGATCGCCATCAGATCAAGACTGGGGCGGGCCAGCACCACATCCGAAGGGCTGGCCAGCGCCTCTTTCAGCCTCGGTGAGTCGATTTGCTCCAGGGTGAACACAGTGGCGATGGGCGACTGAGGCACTGATCGCTGCTCGAGATCAGCCACGAGCGCAAGCCCATCCCCGCTTTCCAGATGCTCACTGACGAAGGCCAATAGGGGACCACGAACGTCATCGAGACAGGCCAACGCTTCTCGGTGCGTCGTGGCAATTCCCACCAGACGGCTGGGGTGATCGTCGTGATGCAGGGCAAAACAACTGGCCAGAGCCAGGGCATAGGGGCGATTGTCAGTCGCCACCAGAATCCGGTGATTCTGAGACAAGTCCTGCAGGTGCTGACTGAGCGTTCGGAAGGAATCGTCAATCGTGATCAACATC
Coding sequences within it:
- a CDS encoding response regulator transcription factor gives rise to the protein MLITIDDSFRTLSQHLQDLSQNHRILVATDNRPYALALASCFALHHDDHPSRLVGIATTHREALACLDDVRGPLLAFVSEHLESGDGLALVADLEQRSVPQSPIATVFTLEQIDSPRLKEALASPSDVVLARPSLDLMAIVNAVESILAGVRFVDPAIPFAIKKHELNGNHVLSEQERRVLQLLCNGFTNKGIGEALSIAETTARGHVQSIMRKLNVRDRTAAAVEGIRRHWVD